From the Lathyrus oleraceus cultivar Zhongwan6 chromosome 4, CAAS_Psat_ZW6_1.0, whole genome shotgun sequence genome, one window contains:
- the LOC127076140 gene encoding subtilisin-like protease SBT3, with the protein MASNISLLSLFSYLTIILHFIIFTFAQSDNYIIHMDLSAMPKAFSDQHSWYHSTLSQVTTTNNNLNSPSSRMIYTYTNVMNGFSANLSPQDHESLKNSHGYVSSIPDLPLKLDTTHTSQFLGLNPYKGAWPASEYGKDVIVGVIDTGVWPESESFKDDGMTEIPSKWKGKLCQFDNSNHSSFCNKKLIGARFFNKGFLAKHSNISSTIMNSTRDADGHGTHTSTTAAGSKVDGASFFGYANGTARGIASMSRVATYKTAWGINGDAVSSDIIAAIDAAISDGVHVLSISLGHNSVSLYQDSIAIATFAAMEKGIFVSTSAGNNGPSFKSLHNGTPWVITVAAGTIDREFHGNITLGNGVSLTGLSSYIGNFSANNFPIVFMGLCGNVEELKKVKTNIVVCEDNNGTITDQIYNLVEAKIVGGVFISKIPNIDDSDSSFPSIIIDPINGEIVKAYIKSYSSKNSSSTASISFKITVFGVKPSPRVDSFSSRGPSNTCPYVLKPDITAPGASILAAWPPNVPVLDYGTKVYNKFNVLSGTSMSCPHVAGVAALLKGAHPDWSPAAIRSAIMTTSDIFDNTKEHIKDTDNNKDATPLALGAGHVNPNRALEPGLVYDVGVQDYVNLLCALNFTQKNITTITRTPFSDCSKPSLDLNYPSFIAFINAGNSSVRTTHEFGRTVTNVYEGKSTYFASITPIKGFNISVVPNKLVFKEKNMKLSFKLKIEGEKVTKKNEVSYGYLTWNDGKHVVRSPIVVTTSNFNL; encoded by the coding sequence ATGGCTTCCAATATTTCTCTCCTTTCGTTGTTCTCCTATCTTACAATAATCcttcattttattattttcacATTTGCTCAATCTGATAATTATATCATTCACATGGATTTATCAGCTATGCCAAAAGCATTCTCAGATCAACATAGTTGGTATCATTCTACTCTTTCTCAAGTTACTACCACTAACAATAATCTCAATTCTCCTTCTTCTAGAATGATCTATACATACACTAATGTTATGAATGGTTTTAGTGCTAATCTATCACCTCAAGATCATGAGTCTCTCAAAAACTCTCATGGTTACGTTTCTTCCATACCCGATTTACCTTTGAAACTAGACACAACACACACATCTCAGTTCCTTGGCCTTAATCCTTACAAAGGAGCATGGCCAGCTTCTGAGTATGGCAAAGATGTCATTGTTGGTGTAATAGACACTGGTGTTTGGCCAGAAAGTGAAAGTTTCAAAGATGATGGAATGACTGAAATACCCTCAAAATGGAAAGGGAAATTATGTCAATTTGATAATTCCAACCATTCATCGTTTTGCAATAAGAAACTCATTGGAGCtagattcttcaacaaagggtTCTTGGCGAAACATTCCAACATTAGTTCAACAATCATGAACAGCACGCGTGATGCAGACGGTCATGGAACCCACACTTCAACCACAGCAGCTGGAAGCAAAGTTGATGGTGCATCTTTCTTTGGTTACGCAAATGGAACAGCAAGAGGAATAGCTTCAATGTCTAGAGTAGCTACATACAAGACTGCATGGGGAATAAATGGAGATGCAGTTTCATCTGATATAATAGCCGCAATTGATGCCGCAATATCGGACGGTGTCCACGTTCTTTCGATATCTTTAGGCCATAACAGTGTATCTTTATATCAAGATTCTATTGCAATAGCCACTTTTGCAGCAATGGAAAAAGGTATTTTTGTTTCCACTTCAGCAGGTAATAATGGACCTTCCTTTAAATCTCTTCACAATGGAACACCTTGGGTGATAACTGTTGCTGCTGGTACTATCGATCGTGAGTTTCATGGAAATATTACACTCGGTAATGGAGTCTCACTCACAGGTTTGTCTTCTTATATAGGAAATTTCTCTGCTAACaattttccaattgttttcatGGGTCTGTGTGGCAATGTTGAAGAATTAAAAAAAGTGAAGACTAACATTGTGGTTTGCGAAGACAATAATGGAACTATTACTGATCAAATATATAATCTAGTTGAAGCAAAGAttgttggaggtgttttcataTCAAAGATCCCAAACATAGATGATTCAGACAGTAGTTTTCCATCCATCATTATTGATCCGATAAATGGAGAAATTGTGAAAGCTTACATAAAGAGTTATAGCTCAAAAAACTCTAGTTCTACAGCAAGCATCTCTTTCAAGATAACTGTCTTTGGTGTTAAACCATCACCTAGGGTTGATTCTTTTAGTTCAAGAGGGCCATCAAATACTTGTCCATATGTGTTGAAACCTGACATTACAGCTCCTGGTGCATCAATCTTAGCTGCATGGCCCCCAAATGTTCCTGTGTTGGATTATGGAACTAAAGTCTACAACAAGTTCAATGTTTTATCCGGAACATCTATGTCATGTCCTCATGTTGCTGGCGTAGCGGCGCTTTTAAAAGGAGCGCATCCTGATTGGAGCCCCGCGGCTATTAGGTCTGCGATAATGACAACATCAGACATATTTGATAATACTAAGGAACATATCAAAGACACTGATAACAACAAAGATGCAACTCCATTAGCGTTGGGGGCCGGTCATGTTAACCCTAATAGAGCACTTGAGCCTGGTCTTGTTTATGATGTTGGTGTACAAGATTATGTTAATCTTCTATGTGCACTTAACTTCACACAAAAAAACATCACTACCATTACTAGAACCCCTTTTAGTGATTGCTCTAAACCTTCCTTAGATCTTAACTATCCTTCTTTTATCGCTTTCATAAATGCTGGAAATTCTTCTGTAAGGACAACACATGAATTTGGCAGAACAGTTACCAATGTTTATGAAGGAAAATCAACTTATTTTGCTAGCATTACTCCAATTAAAGGGTTTAACATCAGTGTTGTACCAAATAAGTTGGTATTCAAGGAGAAGAACATGAAATTAAGCTTCAAGTTAAAGATTGAGGGCGAAAAAGTgacaaagaaaaatgaagtatcTTATGGATATCTCACTTGGAATGATGGGAAACATGTGGTAAGGAGCCCTATTGTGGTAACTACTTCCAATTTCAATTTGTAG